From the Cryptosporidium parvum Iowa II chromosome 2, whole genome shotgun sequence genome, one window contains:
- a CDS encoding mitogen-activated protein kinase 1, serine/threonine protein kinase, with the protein MCDRVDRHVLRKYELVKKLGKGAYGIVWKSIDRRTGEVVAVKKIFDAFQNSTDAQRTFREIMILTELSGHENIVNLLNVLRADNDRDVYLVFDYMETDLHAVIRANILEPVHKQYVVYQLIKVIKYLHSGGLLHRDMKPSNILLNAECHVKVADFGLSRSFVNIRRVTNNIPLSINENTENFDDDQPILTDYVATRWYRAPEILLGSTKYTKGIDMWSLGCILGEILCGKPIFPGSSTMNQLERIIGVIDFPSNEDVESIQSPFAKTMIESLKEKVEIRQSNKRDIFTKWKNLLLKINPKADCNEEALDLLDKLLQFNPNKRISANDALKHPFVSIFHNPNEEPNCDHIITIPINDNVKHSIDDYRNLVYSEISRRKRELISNKHQNVQNPNTAVSNPRVNRVSGAVEFATPECNPDNITSNKSNEPIYSKFQSELQSNKRSSINKNPPADNSKKGGILGNFFSQVYNTFISGSATNKTTSFGNSPAISNFSNGKVDEKHIQQMRSAASYYSSSINNSNPIKKGGGFIGNNLSSTNDNTTKATNSSTKNSKYISTGAVIKNANSTFSVSTNCGGNSHVYYPRAYMYNNIKHNLPDYSLIPNSESSNSLLGKNTSNLKYSNNPELSNQFKLNCHGSNQTSIINLQMQQNRSNTSKITYYNEPNIEPNSKLNDMVGRKSTSSGVGVNTLHHPPPFYTSQQNKNVNKNYLYKY; encoded by the coding sequence atGTGTGATAGAGTTGACAGACATGTATTGAGGAAATATGAACTGGTAAAAAAGTTGGGGAAGGGTGCGTATGGCATAGTTTGGAAATCTATTGATCGTAGGACTGGAGAAGTAGTTGCAGTCAAGAAAATCTTCGATGCATTTCAAAATTCAACAGATGCTCAAAGAACATTTAGAGAGATTATGATATTGACAGAGCTATCTGGTCACGAGAATATTGTAAATTTACTAAATGTCTTAAGAGCAGACAATGATAGAGATGTCTACTTGGTTTTTGACTATATGGAGACGGACCTACATGCAGTCATTAGAGCAAATATTTTGGAGCCTGTTCATAAACAATATGTAGTTTATCAACTTATTAAggtaattaaatatttacataGTGGTGGGTTATTACATCGTGATATGAAACCATCAAATATACTTCTAAATGCTGAATGCCATGTAAAAGTGGCAGACTTTGGATTATCTAGAAGCTTTGTCAACATAAGGCGTgttacaaataatattccatTAAGTATTAACGAAAATACTGAAAATTTCGATGATGATCAGCCTATTCTCACAGACTATGTTGCAACTAGATGGTATAGGGCTCCAGAAATACTTTTAGGATCAACTAAGTATACAAAGGGGATTGACATGTGGTCTTTGGGCTGTATTTTGGGAGAGATATTGTGTGGAAAACCAATTTTTCCAGGTTCATCAACTATGAATCAACTTGAAAGAATCATAGGTGTGATAGATTTCCCTTCTAACGAAGATGTCGAGTCGATCCAATCACCCTTTGCCAAAACAATGATAGAGTCGCTCAAAGAAAAAGTTGAGATAAGAcaatcaaataaaagagATATATTTACTAAATGGAAGAATTTACTACTAAAAATAAACCCAAAAGCTGACTGTAACGAAGAAGCATTGGACTTATTAGATAAATTGCTACAATTTAATCCAAATAAGAGGATTTCTGCAAACGATGCATTAAAACACCCATTTGTTTCAATTTTTCACAATCCAAATGAAGAACCAAATTGTGATCATATAATTACTATACCAATAAACGATAATGTTAAGCATTCGATTGATGACTATAGAAACTTGGTATATTCAGAAATATCAAGACGCAAACGAGAATTGATCAGTAACAAACACCAAAATGTTCAAAACCCAAATACTGCAGTGAGTAATCCTAGAGTTAATAGAGTATCTGGAGCTGTTGAATTTGCTACTCCAGAATGCAATCCCGATAACATTACTTCAAATAAGTCCAACGAGCCGATTTATAGTAAATTCCAGAGTGAACTACAATCAAACAAAAGATCTTCCATTAATAAAAACCCACCAGCAGATAACTCGAAAAAAGGAGGTATACTGGGAAACTTTTTCTCACAAGTATATAATACCTTTATTTCTGGCTCAGCAACTAATAAAACGACTTCTTTTGGTAATAGCCCAGCCATTTCCAATTTTTCCAATGGTAAGGTTGATGAGAAACACATACAGCAAATGAGATCTGCAGCTTCGTACTACTCTAGctcaattaataatagcaaCCCAATAAAGAAAGGGGGAGGATTCATaggaaataatttaagCTCTACAAATGATAATACGACGAAAGCAACCAATAGTAGCACTAAAAACTCCAAGTATATATCAACAGGCGCAGTAATAAAAAATGCCAACTCCACATTTTCAGTAAGTACAAATTGTGGTGGAAATTCGCACGTTTACTATCCAAGAGCATATATGTACAATAATATCAAGCACAATCTGCCAGATTACTCTCTAATTCCGAACTCAGAGTCGAGCAATTCACTTTTGGGTAAAAATACCTCGAATCTAAAATACTCGAATAATCCAGAACTTTCAAACCAATTCAAATTGAATTGCCATGGTTCCAATCAAACTAGCATAATTAATCTACAAATGCAACAAAATCGGAGCAATACGAGCAAAATAACATATTATAATGAACCTAATATTGAACCAAATTCTAAGTTAAACGATATGGTCGGTAGAAAAAGTACTTCGTCTGGAGTTGGAGTGAATACGTTACACCATCCTCCTCCATTTTATACATCTCAGCAAAACAAAAACGTTAacaagaattatttatataaatattag